Proteins from a genomic interval of Oceanispirochaeta crateris:
- a CDS encoding CsgG/HfaB family protein: MNRTTMRILFLGVFISASVLLWGNSEQVITIFHFENTAGHPEEQWMSRAFADGLGSRLVSPQITLVEREDLESVLKEQKLGLSGISDESTALELGKILNATQLIRGSYLVLDGRIRVSVKVIDTTSGEILFAVSRDSTIQEYFDLEASLAWALGGFYGVTPNGMGMSASQEALQFYYKGLLSLDGEEYDLASKSFQEALALDPSFQGPRDSLEESYRFLKDFRKARYQREINVLYKRLDNLMGQASQEPFQSWGDMISEKAMKGEDYQELTSRIQEHPELTWGSTRAEVLWHAQTVMMEIGDYAVEYFNHVQEADRMQDAVIAISMEAKNRMPDDPFLPELIYQELLVWYGRESWENVLILCESLMIGWPDYRMMWAIEDFYERALEKNQE, translated from the coding sequence ATGAATAGAACGACGATGCGAATTCTATTTCTGGGGGTTTTTATTTCTGCCTCAGTCTTGCTCTGGGGAAACTCAGAGCAGGTTATCACGATTTTTCACTTTGAAAATACGGCCGGTCACCCCGAAGAGCAATGGATGTCCAGGGCTTTTGCCGATGGTCTGGGTAGCCGCCTTGTTTCACCTCAGATTACCCTTGTTGAGAGGGAGGATCTTGAGTCTGTATTGAAAGAACAGAAGTTGGGATTAAGTGGTATTAGCGATGAATCGACGGCTCTAGAACTGGGGAAAATATTGAATGCAACCCAGTTGATACGGGGAAGTTATCTCGTTTTAGATGGCAGGATCAGGGTTTCAGTTAAGGTGATAGATACGACCAGCGGAGAAATCCTTTTTGCCGTATCCAGAGATAGCACTATTCAGGAGTATTTTGATTTGGAAGCGTCTCTGGCCTGGGCCCTGGGAGGTTTTTACGGGGTCACACCAAATGGAATGGGAATGTCCGCCTCTCAGGAAGCTCTTCAGTTCTACTATAAAGGACTCTTGTCTCTGGACGGCGAAGAGTATGATCTGGCTAGTAAGAGTTTTCAGGAAGCCTTGGCTCTGGACCCTTCCTTTCAGGGGCCAAGGGATAGTCTGGAAGAGAGTTACCGATTCTTAAAGGATTTCAGAAAAGCCCGTTATCAGAGGGAAATCAATGTGCTTTATAAGCGGCTGGATAATCTTATGGGGCAGGCCAGCCAGGAACCATTTCAAAGCTGGGGAGATATGATCAGTGAAAAAGCCATGAAGGGAGAAGATTATCAGGAGTTGACTTCGAGAATCCAAGAACATCCCGAACTGACCTGGGGGAGTACCAGAGCGGAAGTTTTATGGCATGCTCAAACTGTTATGATGGAAATTGGAGATTATGCAGTTGAATACTTTAATCATGTCCAGGAAGCGGACAGAATGCAGGATGCCGTAATTGCCATCTCAATGGAGGCAAAAAACCGCATGCCCGATGATCCATTCCTTCCAGAGCTGATTTATCAGGAGCTTTTAGTCTGGTATGGAAGGGAAAGTTGGGAGAATGTTCTCATCCTTTGTGAGTCTCTTATGATCGGTTGGCCCGACTACCGGATGATGTGGGCCATTGAAGATTTTTATGAGCGGGCTCTGGAGAAAAATCAGGAGTAA